A stretch of the Bdellovibrio sp. 22V genome encodes the following:
- a CDS encoding GYF domain-containing protein, with the protein MAKQYYLSNNGTHIGPYTHETILKKIEAQENQWTDYVYDETVGEWLMLLEHPEFAAKLAQKPSARPGKMAAPVPSKQTLKDKEWFILKEGNNYGPFCQLEIIQMLQEKALFEYDYIWHAKLPAWKRVAELEEFSSDKIRSMRDSKDADVAEIFFRRRHARASYGASLIVHNNKTVFRGQALEISAGGAGVLIDTPNLQPGQSLFLHFQPGDGVPPFNAVCQIVSKQFVKDAKTDTEPVKYGVKFTTLSQSVRESIKNFTTKAA; encoded by the coding sequence ATGGCAAAACAGTATTATCTATCTAACAACGGGACTCATATTGGTCCGTACACGCATGAGACGATCTTAAAAAAGATTGAGGCTCAAGAGAACCAATGGACTGACTATGTTTACGATGAAACCGTCGGAGAATGGTTGATGTTGTTGGAGCACCCTGAGTTCGCAGCAAAGCTGGCGCAAAAGCCTTCGGCTCGTCCAGGTAAAATGGCGGCTCCCGTTCCTTCGAAACAAACTTTGAAGGATAAAGAGTGGTTCATCCTGAAGGAAGGAAACAACTACGGTCCTTTCTGCCAATTAGAAATCATTCAGATGCTCCAAGAAAAAGCGTTGTTCGAATACGATTACATTTGGCACGCGAAACTGCCGGCCTGGAAACGTGTGGCTGAGCTTGAAGAGTTCTCCTCCGATAAAATTCGCAGTATGCGTGACTCTAAAGACGCCGACGTTGCGGAAATCTTTTTCCGTCGCCGTCACGCGCGTGCTTCTTACGGAGCCTCTTTGATTGTTCATAACAACAAAACTGTCTTCCGTGGCCAGGCGCTGGAAATCAGCGCAGGTGGTGCGGGTGTTTTGATCGACACGCCGAATTTGCAACCAGGTCAATCCCTGTTCTTGCATTTTCAACCGGGCGATGGCGTTCCTCCTTTCAACGCTGTTTGCCAGATCGTTAGCAAACAGTTTGTGAAAGACGCTAAGACTGACACAGAGCCTGTGAAGTACGGTGTGAAATTCACGACGCTCAGTCAATCTGTGCGCGAATCAATTAAGAACTTTACAACTAAAGCGGCATAA
- a CDS encoding HdeD family acid-resistance protein, translating into MKKKSTQLITLGILYVLLGIGALIFASASTLASVMTLGAVLFVAGIAQIVYGIQGRKTGQLWPHVALGCLALACSVLIFVNPVANTMGLTLMIGFLLLASGCAKVIGAFVERSSGWGYYALNGAISILLAAMILYTFPASALWTIGTFVGVDLILGGATLIGLGSAMRKMGQDLVSTVNSLLPESHEEVEYRHYTRNGDRHGDLNRSEKKEDYREPPSLH; encoded by the coding sequence ATGAAGAAAAAATCCACACAGCTCATCACGCTGGGAATCCTCTATGTTCTTTTGGGAATTGGTGCATTGATTTTTGCATCCGCTTCCACCTTGGCTTCAGTCATGACTTTGGGAGCTGTGTTGTTTGTCGCCGGCATCGCCCAAATAGTTTATGGCATTCAAGGGCGCAAGACAGGTCAGCTCTGGCCCCATGTAGCATTGGGCTGCTTGGCTCTGGCCTGTTCCGTTCTTATCTTCGTCAATCCTGTTGCCAACACCATGGGGCTGACATTGATGATCGGCTTTCTTTTGCTCGCAAGTGGCTGCGCCAAAGTTATTGGTGCGTTCGTGGAACGTTCATCAGGCTGGGGATATTACGCGCTCAACGGCGCGATTTCTATTTTGCTGGCGGCGATGATTCTGTACACCTTCCCGGCTTCAGCTCTTTGGACCATCGGAACGTTTGTCGGAGTGGATCTTATTTTAGGCGGCGCTACACTTATCGGCTTAGGTTCCGCGATGAGAAAAATGGGGCAAGATCTTGTCAGTACCGTTAACTCTCTTTTACCGGAATCCCACGAAGAGGTGGAGTATCGTCACTACACGCGAAATGGCGACCGACATGGCGATTTAAATCGCAGCGAGAAAAAAGAAGATTACAGAGAGCCACCTTCTTTACATTAA
- a CDS encoding ABC transporter ATP-binding protein, translated as MSENFMHEDLVKTKITYPGLFKRLWPYARKEKVLLFSAIFAVAGGAIVARLIPALIGYAIDHGIKGKDYSVFTQVAYAYLILEIFRSCFSFANVYLFQLFGNRMLFHLREDLMGHVQRLPLQFFNKTPTGRIVTRLTNDVMSLGELFTDGVIAVFTHTVIIISVVIALAVISWKLTLVSLLLAPLFIWASFYLSNRIRDILREQKKKLSLINAFLAENLNGIKVVQLYNRVTRNRDTFSVLSNDYRETNMRSIRAYALMQPIMNLFNATTITAALYYGGLLSAEGSIAIGALVAFLMNIQDFIPPLREILEKYQQFQNSLTSAERIFTLMDEPEEYELENLHSPGMIRGELDIRNLNFQYEANLPMVLKGISLHIKPGESIALVGRTGSGKSTFISLLQRFYDAPEKSIFVDGIALERIPREEIRHHVGVVQQDNFIFRGTVRENIGLGDPRISEEQIQRACEKTGYMGLLTRTGRDLSSAVDERGANLSVGERQLIAFARILAFNPDILILDEATANIDSESEHIIQEATKEITKGRTSIIIAHRLSTIEQCDRIVVLNQGEIAEIGSHAELMKAEGLYYQFASVGVKTNVIDESANGPAGTEPGDPS; from the coding sequence ATGAGTGAGAATTTCATGCATGAGGATTTGGTTAAAACCAAAATCACTTACCCCGGCCTTTTTAAAAGATTATGGCCTTATGCCCGCAAAGAAAAGGTTCTGCTTTTCTCGGCGATTTTTGCCGTTGCCGGCGGCGCCATTGTCGCACGTTTGATACCCGCGCTTATCGGTTATGCGATCGATCACGGCATCAAAGGCAAAGACTATAGCGTTTTCACGCAAGTGGCTTATGCTTACTTGATCCTGGAAATTTTCCGTTCTTGTTTTTCATTTGCCAACGTCTATCTGTTCCAGCTTTTTGGCAATCGCATGCTGTTTCATTTGCGTGAAGATTTGATGGGTCACGTGCAAAGACTGCCCCTGCAGTTTTTCAATAAGACACCCACTGGGCGTATTGTGACCCGTCTGACCAATGACGTGATGTCCTTGGGCGAGCTTTTCACCGATGGCGTGATCGCGGTCTTTACTCATACTGTGATCATTATCTCGGTCGTTATCGCATTAGCGGTGATTTCATGGAAGCTGACACTGGTGTCGTTGCTTTTAGCGCCGCTATTCATTTGGGCGTCGTTTTATTTAAGCAATCGCATCCGCGACATCTTGCGCGAACAGAAAAAGAAACTGTCGCTGATCAACGCTTTTTTGGCGGAGAATCTTAACGGCATTAAAGTCGTTCAGCTCTACAACCGCGTGACTCGCAATCGCGATACGTTTTCGGTGCTTTCAAACGATTACCGCGAAACGAATATGCGTTCGATCCGGGCTTATGCGCTGATGCAACCGATTATGAATCTTTTCAACGCGACAACAATCACCGCAGCTCTTTATTATGGCGGTCTGTTAAGTGCTGAAGGCTCTATCGCCATCGGCGCCTTGGTCGCGTTTTTGATGAACATTCAAGACTTCATCCCGCCGTTACGTGAGATCCTGGAAAAATACCAACAATTCCAAAACTCATTGACCAGTGCCGAGCGTATTTTCACGCTGATGGATGAGCCGGAAGAATATGAACTGGAAAATCTGCATTCACCAGGCATGATTCGCGGTGAGCTCGACATTCGCAATTTGAATTTCCAATACGAAGCCAATTTGCCGATGGTGCTGAAAGGTATTTCCCTGCACATCAAACCCGGTGAATCTATCGCATTGGTCGGCCGCACAGGCAGCGGCAAATCCACGTTCATTTCGTTATTGCAGCGTTTTTACGATGCCCCTGAAAAATCCATCTTTGTCGATGGCATTGCGCTGGAGCGTATTCCTCGTGAAGAGATCCGCCATCATGTCGGCGTTGTTCAGCAGGACAATTTTATTTTCCGCGGAACCGTTCGCGAGAATATCGGTTTGGGAGACCCACGCATCAGCGAAGAACAAATACAGCGTGCCTGCGAGAAAACCGGCTACATGGGGCTTTTAACTCGCACAGGCCGGGATCTTTCAAGTGCCGTGGATGAGCGCGGCGCCAATCTGTCCGTCGGTGAACGCCAATTGATTGCCTTTGCCCGTATTCTTGCCTTCAACCCCGATATTTTAATTTTGGATGAAGCCACAGCGAACATTGACTCGGAAAGTGAGCACATCATCCAAGAAGCGACCAAGGAAATCACGAAAGGCCGCACGAGCATCATCATCGCTCACCGCCTGTCGACGATTGAACAATGCGATCGCATCGTTGTTTTGAATCAGGGTGAAATTGCTGAGATCGGCTCGCATGCGGAGTTAATGAAGGCAGAAGGTCTTTATTATCAGTTCGCCTCTGTCGGCGTGAAGACCAATGTGATTGATGAATCCGCCAATGGTCCCGCAGGCACTGAGCCCGGGGACCCTTCTTAA
- a CDS encoding ABC transporter ATP-binding protein, translating to MIFLIITNVLDGIYPLIMKTAIDQIESQVPLNAIGKTCLIFFAVMAGLAISRYSWRTNFGKFHTHAAEHIRQKIFRHMTSLGPNFFHKNQVGELMSLVTNDVQSFRQAIGPGLLILADGVIIIAVVLPIMISMNWEWTWKTLVFLPLVPLLIWRVMRLIHTNYKAQQDRFSELTGVAQETVGGIRVIKSFAQEDNRTKLFNSVSSAFEKACNKVARVDAFFIPVMEFGVTSGSVILLFVAKDDIYSGVVSIGTFVAFHRYIQKMVWPMTALGMGFSYFQKGYASFDRIKEVLKTETDIPDNGTHVLKTFESLEFKNVSYRHNRGSVYVLKNVSFTLKAGESLGIMGPVGAGKTTLLHLLSRMYPLEEGEILINGIPIEQITQDSLRRTFLLVPQEAFLFSETISDNVSFGLKERASEEEILRMTEIVDLSKEIDSLPHKYDSQLGERGVNLSGGQKQRLTIARGLIMKTPVLVLDDSLSAVDTRTEKAIEEELAKSRSTMTRIIVAHRLSSLKAVNKLLILKDGQVEALGAFEDVLKSSPTFQKIVQIQGQGDSHE from the coding sequence ATGATTTTTCTGATCATCACAAACGTGCTTGACGGCATTTATCCGTTGATCATGAAAACGGCGATTGATCAAATCGAGTCTCAAGTTCCGCTGAACGCCATCGGAAAAACTTGTTTGATCTTTTTTGCCGTCATGGCGGGTCTTGCGATCAGCCGCTATAGCTGGCGCACGAATTTCGGGAAGTTTCACACGCATGCGGCGGAACACATCCGCCAAAAAATTTTCCGCCACATGACTTCCTTAGGTCCGAACTTCTTTCACAAGAATCAAGTAGGTGAATTGATGAGCTTGGTGACCAACGACGTGCAGTCGTTCCGTCAGGCTATCGGGCCCGGTCTTTTGATCCTCGCTGACGGCGTGATCATTATCGCCGTGGTCCTTCCGATCATGATTAGCATGAATTGGGAATGGACTTGGAAAACGTTGGTCTTTCTGCCTCTTGTGCCTCTTTTAATTTGGCGAGTGATGCGTTTGATTCACACCAATTATAAAGCGCAACAGGATCGTTTTTCCGAACTGACCGGCGTTGCGCAAGAAACCGTCGGCGGCATTCGCGTGATAAAAAGTTTCGCGCAGGAAGACAATCGCACAAAACTTTTTAACTCGGTCAGCTCCGCATTTGAAAAGGCCTGCAACAAAGTCGCACGCGTTGATGCTTTCTTTATTCCGGTCATGGAGTTCGGCGTGACCTCCGGAAGCGTGATCCTGCTTTTTGTCGCTAAGGATGATATTTATTCTGGTGTAGTTTCTATCGGTACTTTCGTTGCTTTTCACCGCTATATTCAAAAAATGGTGTGGCCGATGACGGCGTTGGGAATGGGCTTTTCTTATTTCCAAAAAGGTTACGCATCCTTTGATCGCATCAAAGAAGTTCTGAAAACGGAAACCGACATTCCCGACAATGGAACGCACGTGCTTAAGACTTTCGAAAGTCTTGAGTTCAAAAATGTTTCTTACCGACACAACCGCGGTTCTGTCTACGTTCTTAAAAACGTGTCCTTCACTCTGAAGGCCGGCGAAAGCCTCGGTATCATGGGGCCGGTGGGCGCAGGCAAAACGACGTTATTGCACTTGCTTTCGCGGATGTATCCTTTGGAAGAAGGCGAAATTCTTATCAATGGCATTCCGATCGAACAAATCACTCAGGATTCACTACGCCGCACATTCCTGCTTGTTCCGCAAGAGGCGTTCTTATTTAGCGAAACCATTTCCGACAACGTCAGCTTCGGTCTGAAAGAGAGAGCTTCGGAAGAAGAGATCCTGCGCATGACAGAAATCGTGGATCTTAGCAAAGAAATCGACTCTTTACCGCACAAGTACGATTCACAACTTGGCGAAAGAGGCGTCAATCTTTCGGGCGGACAAAAACAGCGTCTGACGATTGCGCGCGGCCTTATTATGAAGACGCCCGTTTTAGTTTTAGACGATTCTTTAAGTGCTGTCGACACGCGCACAGAAAAAGCCATCGAAGAGGAACTTGCAAAAAGCCGCTCCACGATGACTCGTATTATTGTGGCGCACCGTCTGTCTTCGTTAAAGGCCGTGAACAAATTGCTGATTCTTAAAGACGGACAAGTGGAAGCATTGGGAGCTTTCGAAGACGTTCTGAAGAGCAGTCCGACCTTCCAAAAAATTGTTCAAATCCAAGGCCAAGGAGACTCCCATGAGTGA
- a CDS encoding helix-turn-helix transcriptional regulator: protein MSQIDQFLSSLKRALKTKNILYKDLAKALNLSESSVKRILSNKSLSLERLEEICRVADLSFSEVVKSANLDEANQVMLLSDEQEKALAENARLLHYFMMLHEGKTPQKIEREYQIPSAESKKYLFQLDRLNLIELHPRDKVKLKRQGFLRFRRDGPVGKALFEQTKSNYLNYDFRTEDYIRFALIKISPSTLAKYKAKLDRLLMEMQEEAKFEGEHNVPVGDTGILLSFRPWQYSYMGAIKKKD from the coding sequence ATGTCACAGATTGACCAATTTTTAAGTTCATTAAAACGCGCTTTAAAGACGAAGAATATTCTCTACAAGGATCTAGCGAAGGCTTTGAATCTGAGTGAATCTAGCGTAAAGAGAATCCTCTCGAATAAAAGTCTCAGCTTGGAACGCTTGGAGGAGATCTGTCGTGTCGCGGATCTCAGCTTTTCCGAAGTCGTGAAATCGGCAAATCTCGACGAAGCCAATCAAGTGATGCTTCTCTCGGACGAGCAAGAAAAAGCGTTGGCTGAAAACGCGCGTCTTTTGCATTACTTCATGATGTTGCATGAAGGAAAAACGCCGCAAAAAATTGAGCGCGAGTATCAAATCCCCAGTGCAGAATCAAAAAAATATCTATTTCAACTGGATCGACTGAATTTGATCGAACTTCATCCGCGGGATAAAGTGAAACTGAAACGCCAAGGTTTTCTGCGTTTTCGCCGGGACGGACCTGTCGGGAAAGCTCTTTTCGAGCAAACAAAAAGCAACTACCTAAACTACGACTTCCGCACCGAGGATTATATTCGTTTTGCCCTGATAAAAATCAGTCCGTCGACTTTGGCGAAATACAAAGCGAAATTGGATCGTCTGCTTATGGAGATGCAGGAAGAGGCCAAATTTGAAGGGGAGCACAACGTTCCTGTCGGCGATACCGGGATTCTTTTGTCATTCCGGCCTTGGCAGTACTCTTATATGGGCGCGATCAAAAAGAAAGATTAG
- a CDS encoding murein L,D-transpeptidase catalytic domain family protein, whose translation MATLTRTLLQISFFIIFIANSIAHAESLFQRQLPDGRLVFDAILEQGIPRPALDLIFRMYDYNEGLIPNTTHTVLVDYSLPSTSKRLFLINLETALVESFYVAHGIRSGVVESRSFSNMTDSWKSSLGFFFAKGTYNSQKNGLSLYLEGIDRSNDNAKNRAIVLHGAKYVSEEFIRNNGRLGWSEGCFAVGLEHVNTLVNLLQNGSILFSYHKDLIGLSRRYPSDQSLYGQEILPPGVNTRRTPGEGGGFVGNGVQEPF comes from the coding sequence ATGGCGACGCTTACACGAACTCTTTTGCAAATTTCTTTTTTCATAATCTTTATTGCCAATTCCATTGCCCATGCGGAGTCGCTGTTTCAGCGTCAGCTTCCCGACGGGCGCCTCGTTTTCGATGCGATTCTTGAACAAGGAATTCCGCGGCCCGCGCTCGATTTGATTTTTCGCATGTATGACTACAATGAAGGTTTAATTCCGAACACCACGCATACGGTGTTGGTCGATTACTCTTTGCCCTCGACAAGCAAACGCCTTTTTTTGATCAATCTAGAGACGGCCCTAGTGGAAAGTTTTTATGTCGCGCACGGGATTCGTTCGGGCGTCGTCGAGTCGCGCAGCTTTTCCAACATGACGGACTCGTGGAAAAGCTCGTTGGGATTTTTCTTTGCAAAAGGCACTTATAACAGTCAGAAAAATGGCTTGTCTCTTTATCTGGAGGGAATTGATCGCTCGAATGACAACGCCAAAAATCGCGCGATCGTTTTGCACGGAGCAAAGTATGTCAGTGAAGAGTTCATCCGCAATAACGGAAGACTAGGGTGGAGTGAAGGGTGTTTTGCCGTCGGTCTAGAGCACGTTAACACTCTTGTGAATCTGCTCCAGAATGGCAGTATTCTTTTTTCTTATCACAAAGATCTCATAGGACTTTCCCGCCGCTATCCATCCGATCAAAGTCTTTATGGCCAGGAAATTCTCCCGCCCGGAGTCAACACCCGACGAACGCCGGGAGAGGGCGGAGGATTCGTTGGCAATGGAGTTCAGGAACCGTTTTAA
- a CDS encoding cache domain-containing protein, which yields MWNKVWKARSYRYKILALLIGAILPLWAIVLFYVLPLVRDSMYEDRKTAVRNTVDVATTVLQHYYNLYETKVLSEDEAKKQALVAVSQLRYQGNEYFWINDLHPTMMMHPMKPELNGKDLSGMKDPNGVALFVEFVKVGETPAAEGFVSYMWPKPGSPHPEPKISFVRQFKQWKWILGSGVYVDDVEKAIAAFRMKVLISFSLAFLAAFALFYVFAGKLMSFLARTVTDTNEASKQVLEASSMLSSAGQNVAQGAVESAARIEETLKAVKDLNEIVRANQERASSASDLAKNSELGASQGAEEVKRLIESIGVMAKISREITSAMDIIDDIAFQTNLLALNAAVEAARAGEQGKGFAVVAEAVRNLALKSAQAAKEVKTVISSSVEQTRVSLELAERSDKVLDGIVTSVQKVNVLNHEIAQTSMHQSEGINAIQEAMGSLERQTQAFSAAAEETAATSEEMSAQATTLQHMVHNMATEVIGKAA from the coding sequence ATGTGGAATAAGGTCTGGAAAGCACGCAGCTATCGCTATAAAATTCTCGCACTTTTGATTGGCGCCATTCTTCCATTATGGGCCATCGTTTTATTTTACGTTCTGCCGCTGGTTCGCGATTCCATGTATGAAGATCGCAAAACAGCTGTGCGTAATACCGTGGATGTCGCAACGACTGTTCTGCAACACTACTATAACCTTTATGAAACAAAGGTCTTAAGCGAAGACGAAGCCAAAAAACAGGCGCTGGTCGCAGTGTCGCAGCTTCGTTATCAAGGCAATGAATATTTTTGGATCAATGACCTTCATCCAACCATGATGATGCATCCGATGAAGCCGGAGCTTAACGGTAAAGATCTTTCCGGAATGAAGGACCCGAATGGTGTGGCTCTTTTCGTTGAATTTGTGAAGGTCGGTGAAACTCCCGCAGCGGAAGGTTTTGTTTCTTATATGTGGCCGAAGCCGGGCTCGCCTCATCCGGAGCCAAAAATCAGTTTCGTAAGACAGTTCAAACAATGGAAGTGGATTCTTGGCAGCGGTGTTTATGTGGATGATGTAGAAAAAGCGATTGCCGCGTTCCGTATGAAAGTACTTATTAGTTTTTCATTGGCATTTTTAGCGGCGTTTGCCTTGTTTTACGTTTTTGCAGGTAAATTGATGAGCTTCTTGGCGCGCACAGTGACAGATACGAATGAAGCCAGCAAACAAGTTTTGGAAGCTTCGAGCATGCTTTCCAGCGCAGGACAAAACGTCGCACAGGGGGCGGTCGAGTCCGCTGCACGCATTGAAGAAACTTTGAAAGCCGTGAAAGATCTGAACGAGATCGTGCGCGCGAATCAAGAGCGCGCCAGTTCCGCATCGGATCTTGCAAAGAACTCGGAGTTGGGCGCTTCGCAGGGAGCGGAAGAAGTAAAACGTCTTATCGAATCTATTGGAGTCATGGCAAAAATCTCGAGGGAGATTACGTCCGCCATGGATATTATCGACGATATCGCTTTTCAAACGAATCTTTTGGCTCTGAACGCGGCCGTGGAAGCGGCCCGCGCCGGCGAACAAGGAAAAGGTTTTGCCGTTGTTGCCGAAGCTGTGCGCAATCTTGCTTTAAAATCTGCGCAAGCGGCGAAAGAAGTGAAGACTGTTATTTCGAGCAGCGTTGAACAAACGCGGGTGTCTTTAGAGTTGGCGGAAAGAAGCGACAAGGTTCTTGATGGTATCGTAACGTCTGTTCAGAAGGTCAACGTCCTTAATCACGAAATCGCGCAGACTTCCATGCATCAGTCCGAGGGTATCAATGCTATTCAAGAAGCGATGGGATCTTTAGAAAGACAAACCCAGGCGTTTTCAGCAGCGGCTGAAGAAACCGCCGCGACGTCGGAAGAAATGTCGGCGCAGGCGACCACGCTTCAACACATGGTTCACAATATGGCGACGGAAGTGATCGGTAAAGCGGCCTAA
- a CDS encoding DNA-binding domain-containing protein, with protein MTLNETQNLFKKSLVSMQVDPKMLAELKPAGKLSLEQAFEIYHQGYIKRLTDTLKKTYEGVWWVLGEALFSKMARRFIESQPSVSYDLSEYGEAFPDFLRTLSATKVIPFIYDLARFEWTFKSLINTPTPDPLSTEQAEELIRSDDFKVHFIEAMEIFESPYAIYDIWTRRKEPAYEFEGINWDRPESLMIYKKNNRIYVQRMDKIEAQVINAMKDGASIGSALAEHTTSLAPEQISQFYQMMIGAGIIEDVTTLENHSGL; from the coding sequence ATGACTCTGAACGAAACGCAGAACCTGTTTAAAAAAAGTCTTGTTTCCATGCAGGTAGATCCCAAGATGCTTGCCGAGCTCAAACCCGCAGGAAAACTGTCCTTGGAGCAAGCTTTTGAAATTTATCATCAAGGCTATATCAAGCGTCTCACGGACACGCTGAAAAAAACTTACGAGGGCGTGTGGTGGGTTTTAGGCGAAGCTCTGTTCAGTAAAATGGCGCGGCGATTTATCGAATCCCAACCCTCGGTCTCTTACGATCTTTCCGAGTATGGCGAAGCCTTTCCCGATTTTTTGCGCACACTGAGCGCCACCAAAGTGATTCCGTTTATTTATGACTTGGCTCGCTTTGAGTGGACGTTTAAAAGCCTCATCAATACGCCGACGCCCGATCCTCTTTCAACGGAGCAAGCCGAAGAGCTGATTCGCTCGGACGATTTCAAAGTGCATTTTATTGAAGCCATGGAGATCTTTGAAAGTCCTTACGCGATTTACGATATTTGGACCCGTCGTAAAGAGCCCGCTTATGAATTCGAAGGCATCAACTGGGATCGCCCCGAAAGTTTGATGATTTATAAAAAAAACAACCGCATCTATGTTCAGCGCATGGATAAGATCGAGGCGCAAGTGATCAACGCCATGAAAGACGGAGCCTCCATCGGCTCGGCGCTGGCAGAGCATACCACTTCGCTCGCGCCAGAACAGATTTCACAGTTTTATCAGATGATGATCGGTGCCGGAATTATCGAGGACGTTACGACCCTGGAAAATCATAGCGGCCTTTAG
- a CDS encoding DUF692 domain-containing protein, which produces MHPSSFTHKVGLGLRPPHYTYLEQRPATEVAWFEATSESYMNSRGRPIEMLQKIRQDYPVALHGISMNIGSPAGIRLDYLQKLRELIERVEPFIVSDHLSWTGTSDLNLHDLLPLPFTEDSVETLVSNIDFVQNFLRRPLILENVSTYISYRKNEMDEWDFVSEVSKRSGCGLLLDINNVYVNSYNHGFDPQYYLNHIPMDRVAQIHLAGPTDYGGYLFDTHSTEIPDKVWDFFKLIAPRIRHLPVLIERDEDIPDFRELETEVMKAVYILENSYDSERNAEPV; this is translated from the coding sequence CCCATTATACTTATTTAGAACAACGGCCTGCCACCGAAGTCGCGTGGTTTGAGGCGACTTCGGAAAGTTATATGAATTCGCGCGGTCGCCCGATCGAGATGCTGCAAAAAATTCGGCAGGACTATCCCGTCGCTTTGCACGGCATCTCCATGAACATCGGATCCCCTGCGGGAATTCGTCTGGATTATCTGCAAAAACTTCGCGAGCTGATTGAACGCGTAGAGCCTTTTATTGTTTCGGATCATCTGTCATGGACAGGAACTTCCGATTTGAACTTGCACGATCTTCTGCCGTTGCCTTTCACCGAGGACAGTGTCGAGACTTTGGTGAGCAATATTGATTTCGTCCAAAACTTTTTACGACGCCCGCTTATTCTTGAAAACGTTTCGACTTATATCAGTTATCGCAAAAACGAAATGGACGAATGGGATTTTGTCAGCGAAGTCAGCAAACGCTCCGGCTGCGGTCTGCTTCTTGATATTAACAACGTCTATGTGAACTCGTACAACCATGGTTTCGATCCGCAATATTATTTGAATCATATTCCTATGGACCGGGTCGCGCAGATTCATCTGGCAGGACCGACTGATTACGGCGGTTATCTTTTCGATACGCACTCTACCGAAATTCCCGACAAGGTCTGGGATTTCTTTAAACTCATAGCGCCGCGGATTCGCCACTTGCCGGTGCTCATCGAGCGCGACGAAGACATCCCCGATTTCCGCGAGCTTGAAACCGAAGTAATGAAAGCGGTCTACATATTGGAGAACTCCTATGACTCTGAACGAAACGCAGAACCTGTTTAA